TGCAGCCGGTCCGCTCATATCAATAACACCTTCCTGGAATCCAACGATTCTTCCGACTGTAACTACGCAGCAGCCATCTAAAGCATGTGTTCTTCCAGATCCAACCTGTGGTGATACCTTTCCGATAATTCCTGGGAAAATCTCTCCGCCGCTCACTTTCACACGTGGTTCAATGACATCCTTAACAGGTGTGATTCTTGTTGCCTCACCAGGTTTTGCAATTTCCAAATGGCATCCGATCAGCTTGTCGTCCTCCAATACAAGTGCTTCCACCTCTTCTTTGTTTACATACAATACGTGATTTTCCACATATGATTTGTCTGCAAACTGGATGTCCTTGATCTCAAATTTGCCGAGTTCTAGTTTCATACAAATTCCCTCCTTATGATTTGTAATCGCGATAACTTAACACTTAAAATATAATCACGTTTTTCATTTCCGAAAGCTGGCAATTTTTCTTTTACAAATTCCTCAAGCGCGCGGAATGTAATCATGATAACATATAAGTAAAAAAATATCTTTTTTTGCTTTTTATGTTTACTTTCAAAAAATGTAATCGTGATAACTTTTTTCCATGTAAGTAATTGCTTTTGATAGTTCTAATTATACACACATTTTTTAAATGCGCAACCCCCTTTTATAAATATCGTCAATAATACAAAATATCTATAGATGTTTTTGTGCAGATTGCCTATTTTTTATCATTCTTTTCACGTTTTTGTTTAAAATATCCGTCATATCCCTGCAATTCTGACGCAAGTGCCTTAACGATTATATCGAGATCATCTATAAATGAATGAACTCTTTCTTCGATTTCATCTTCTTCAATCCCGTCATCCATCACTCCTTTAAAATATCCTTTATACAAAATACAGGACATGCGATTTAAAATAAGCGCATTCTCCTCAGAAATTGCCCCTGCTTTCATGCATTTTTTACACATTTCAAAATCACGTCCCCAGAAATCTGCTGTTCCAAGCATCTCTGAAAAGAATTTGTTTGCCTCATTAATATTTTGTGGAAACATCTGATAGAATTCCTTCATAGCTCCACCCAAATATTCATTCGTATGTTCAAAAAACAGTCTATTATAATCTTTTGGATGTCGGAAAGCCTCCTGGCTGTAAC
The sequence above is drawn from the Dorea formicigenerans genome and encodes:
- a CDS encoding TetR/AcrR family transcriptional regulator, which translates into the protein MLDNKETTQNYFKGLTRKDYIERVCKIMEKDGAEDLSIRRIAKELGCSSAALYRYFNSKSELMYYVSLNTLEGYIIRLNQAEKTWRGVWDIYVGVWYCYSQEAFRHPKDYNRLFFEHTNEYLGGAMKEFYQMFPQNINEANKFFSEMLGTADFWGRDFEMCKKCMKAGAISEENALILNRMSCILYKGYFKGVMDDGIEEDEIEERVHSFIDDLDIIVKALASELQGYDGYFKQKREKNDKK